A region of Rhodospirillales bacterium DNA encodes the following proteins:
- the dctP gene encoding TRAP transporter substrate-binding protein DctP, protein MRNHLKAWSLALLALGLAGPVHGQQQWKLGTLMQPPTFGATLDDELLATIGKSTGGRVTVERQFVGNEQEMVQQVARGRLQMGATSAFGAGVAVPDATVVSLPYVWSSDAERRYVLDKFALPVMRKFFAEKGLELLAIHEAGYNGVFCKMACAEPGSLKGAKVRVSPAVASKVFWQSLGVNGVSLPISELWPGLEQNLVVAADLPCPFYATTPGAQSAPNFVMTQHLHHPWLYFVNKAAWDALPEADRKSIVAGLPAADGVRDRWFADEKQKLDAFVAKGGKVARLSDAERAKWQALVEPNLLEHVKTLGPKAQELFQEIQKGKKEFADRKR, encoded by the coding sequence ATGCGAAACCATCTCAAGGCCTGGTCTCTAGCCCTTCTGGCCCTCGGCCTCGCCGGACCGGTCCATGGCCAACAGCAATGGAAGCTCGGCACCCTGATGCAGCCACCGACCTTCGGGGCCACGCTCGACGACGAACTGCTGGCGACGATCGGCAAGTCGACCGGCGGGAGGGTCACCGTCGAGCGCCAGTTCGTGGGCAACGAACAGGAGATGGTCCAGCAGGTCGCGCGCGGCCGGCTGCAAATGGGAGCGACGTCGGCGTTCGGCGCCGGTGTGGCGGTGCCCGACGCGACGGTCGTGAGCCTGCCGTACGTGTGGTCCTCGGACGCCGAGCGGCGCTACGTGCTCGACAAGTTCGCGCTGCCGGTCATGCGCAAGTTCTTCGCGGAGAAGGGGCTTGAGCTGCTCGCCATCCACGAGGCCGGATACAACGGCGTCTTCTGCAAGATGGCGTGCGCGGAGCCGGGAAGCCTGAAGGGCGCCAAGGTCAGGGTCTCTCCAGCCGTGGCTTCCAAGGTCTTCTGGCAGTCATTGGGCGTCAACGGCGTGTCCTTGCCCATCAGCGAACTCTGGCCTGGACTCGAGCAGAACCTGGTGGTGGCCGCCGACCTCCCCTGCCCCTTCTACGCGACGACGCCCGGCGCCCAGTCCGCGCCCAACTTCGTCATGACACAGCATCTCCACCATCCCTGGCTCTACTTCGTGAACAAGGCCGCTTGGGATGCGTTGCCGGAGGCCGACCGGAAATCCATCGTCGCCGGCCTCCCGGCCGCGGACGGCGTGCGCGATCGCTGGTTCGCCGACGAGAAGCAGAAGCTGGACGCGTTCGTGGCCAAGGGCGGCAAGGTCGCCCGTCTGAGCGACGCCGAGCGGGCCAAGTGGCAGGCGCTGGTCGAACCCAACTTGCTCGAGCATGTGAAGACGCTGGGCCCCAAGGCGCAGGAACTGTTCCAGGAGATCCAGAAGGGTAAGAAGGAGTTCGCCGACAGGAAGCGCTGA
- a CDS encoding TRAP transporter large permease, with product MFGVLVLGLLFLRQPVVLILAAATAFTHQYFAKSSSVEYLVQDMWFTVDREVLLAVPMFVLAGALMTRGSIAQRLIDVMVALTSPIPGGLAISAVLACAIFAAISGSSIVTMLAIGTIMYPGLLKAGYDRSFAIGLICSAGTLGIMIPPSIPMILYGLATETSVTHLFIGGIGPGLLLTALFAVYSWAVNRQQATEPLRLRLVAVSMRAGIFAMLLPVILLGGIYSGYFSPTESAAVSLAYALLVEVFVHRELKLPDYRAVLVETVKMLGTLLPLIAIANSLNTILDYEGIAKSWVQLVQSNVSSPVAVMVGINLLLLVVGCLMDVGSAILIFGPLIAPIGKGAGFDPVHLGVIMTANLEIGYLTPPVGLNLIVAMAAFRESFAFICKAVVPFVLIMLGWLAIVCAWPPLTLYLVGK from the coding sequence ATCTTCGGCGTCCTGGTGCTGGGTCTGTTGTTCCTCCGCCAGCCGGTCGTGCTGATCCTCGCCGCCGCCACCGCCTTCACGCACCAGTATTTCGCGAAGAGCAGCTCCGTCGAGTACCTCGTGCAGGACATGTGGTTCACGGTGGATCGGGAAGTCCTGCTGGCTGTCCCCATGTTCGTGCTTGCCGGTGCGTTGATGACGCGCGGTTCGATCGCGCAACGGCTGATCGACGTGATGGTCGCTCTGACCTCGCCCATTCCCGGCGGACTGGCGATCTCCGCCGTCCTCGCCTGCGCGATCTTCGCCGCGATCTCGGGTTCGTCGATCGTGACCATGCTGGCGATCGGCACGATCATGTATCCGGGACTGCTGAAGGCGGGATACGACAGATCGTTCGCGATCGGCCTGATCTGCTCCGCCGGCACGCTGGGCATCATGATCCCGCCATCCATTCCGATGATCCTGTACGGACTTGCGACCGAGACCTCCGTCACGCACCTCTTCATCGGCGGGATCGGGCCGGGTCTGCTGCTGACCGCGCTGTTCGCGGTCTATTCCTGGGCCGTCAACCGCCAACAGGCGACCGAGCCGCTGCGGTTGCGCCTTGTCGCGGTCTCGATGAGAGCCGGCATATTCGCCATGCTGCTGCCGGTCATCCTCCTGGGAGGCATCTACTCTGGGTACTTCTCGCCGACCGAGTCTGCCGCGGTATCGCTCGCCTACGCCCTGCTCGTCGAGGTCTTCGTCCACCGTGAGCTCAAACTCCCCGACTACCGGGCCGTGCTCGTCGAGACCGTCAAGATGCTCGGCACGCTGCTACCCTTGATCGCGATCGCGAACAGCCTGAACACGATCCTCGACTACGAGGGCATCGCCAAGAGCTGGGTGCAACTCGTGCAGAGCAACGTCAGCAGCCCGGTGGCGGTGATGGTCGGCATCAACCTGCTGCTGCTGGTCGTCGGATGCCTGATGGATGTCGGGTCGGCGATCCTGATCTTCGGGCCCTTGATCGCGCCCATCGGCAAGGGGGCTGGATTCGATCCAGTGCATCTCGGCGTGATCATGACCGCCAATCTCGAGATCGGCTACCTCACCCCGCCGGTTGGGCTCAACTTGATCGTGGCCATGGCGGCCTTTCGCGAGAGCTTCGCTTTCATCTGCAAGGCAGTGGTGCCCTTCGTGCTCATCATGCTCGGCTGGCTCGCGATCGTCTGCGCGTGGCCGCCGCTCACACTTTACCTGGTCGGAAAGTAA
- a CDS encoding TRAP transporter small permease subunit, whose amino-acid sequence MQSDRTGQRGVAAALTWLVRVELFVTCMALLLVASALFIDVVAREAFGQGIFGAQKLAVYCNAIAGLLGFAVVVHAGGHLRVSAVDNLFPTTWHPAMSRLGDVVSAALCAMLGWFAVKYVQSSMRLGEVDLLFYAELWPVQLVLPYIFYASSLRYLCFAAYPALRPREAEPQ is encoded by the coding sequence ATGCAATCCGATCGCACGGGACAGCGGGGCGTCGCGGCCGCGTTGACATGGCTCGTCCGGGTCGAACTGTTCGTAACGTGCATGGCGCTTCTCCTAGTCGCCAGTGCGTTATTCATCGATGTGGTCGCCCGGGAGGCCTTCGGCCAGGGCATCTTCGGCGCTCAGAAACTGGCGGTCTACTGCAACGCCATCGCCGGGCTGCTGGGGTTCGCCGTGGTCGTCCACGCCGGTGGCCATCTACGAGTCTCCGCCGTCGACAATCTATTCCCGACCACCTGGCATCCCGCGATGAGCCGCCTCGGCGATGTCGTCTCGGCGGCGTTGTGCGCGATGCTCGGCTGGTTCGCCGTGAAGTATGTGCAGAGCAGCATGCGGTTGGGCGAGGTGGATCTTCTTTTCTACGCCGAGCTCTGGCCGGTCCAGCTCGTTCTGCCCTACATCTTCTACGCCTCGTCGCTAAGATATCTCTGCTTCGCGGCCTATCCAGCGCTGCGTCCGCGCGAGGCGGAGCCGCAATGA
- a CDS encoding enoyl-CoA hydratase/isomerase family protein: MAYEYELLDVAVSGRIATITISNPPVNVITLALLAELEALSHELKADPDLTVVVFRSADPDFFLAHFDVAAILKRPTDTPARRDTQIKPYHAMCERYRTMDKVVIAQIEGRVGGGGSELVASFDMRFGVRGRTKINQMEVPLGILPGGTGTQRLPRLIGRGRAMELILAGDDLDAETAERWGYLNRVYEEKEIGPAVERLARRIASFPPEAVRFAKQSVNQSERPLLDGLFEEAYLFDQTLRTAGAKANMRRFLEIGGQTREGELRMGELCAELGASDEGATGRG, encoded by the coding sequence ATGGCCTACGAATACGAACTCCTGGATGTCGCGGTATCCGGCAGGATCGCGACCATCACGATCAGCAACCCGCCGGTCAACGTCATCACGCTCGCCCTGCTGGCGGAGCTGGAGGCGCTCTCGCACGAGTTGAAGGCGGACCCCGACCTCACGGTCGTCGTCTTCCGCAGCGCCGATCCGGATTTCTTCCTGGCGCATTTCGACGTGGCCGCGATCTTGAAGCGCCCGACCGACACGCCGGCCCGCCGCGATACCCAGATCAAGCCCTATCACGCCATGTGCGAGCGCTATCGCACGATGGACAAGGTGGTGATCGCCCAGATCGAAGGCCGGGTCGGCGGCGGCGGCAGCGAGCTGGTGGCCTCGTTCGACATGCGCTTCGGGGTGCGCGGCAGGACCAAGATCAACCAGATGGAGGTCCCGCTCGGCATTCTGCCCGGCGGCACCGGCACGCAGCGGCTGCCTCGGCTGATTGGACGCGGGCGGGCGATGGAATTGATCCTGGCGGGCGACGACCTGGACGCGGAAACCGCGGAGCGGTGGGGTTATCTGAACCGCGTCTACGAGGAGAAGGAGATCGGCCCGGCGGTCGAGAGGCTTGCTCGCCGGATCGCGTCTTTCCCTCCGGAGGCCGTGCGCTTCGCGAAGCAAAGCGTCAATCAGTCGGAGCGCCCTCTGCTCGATGGGCTGTTCGAGGAGGCCTACCTGTTCGACCAGACCCTGCGCACCGCGGGCGCCAAGGCCAATATGCGACGGTTCCTGGAGATCGGGGGACAGACGCGCGAGGGCGAGCTGCGTATGGGCGAGCTCTGCGCCGAGCTCGGCGCAAGTGACGAAGGGGCGACGGGGCGGGGATAA
- a CDS encoding cytochrome c, which translates to MRRTMAVVVAVALLALPAAAQDAPAGRRLAARWCAACHVVEPSQGKATDNAPTFWEIAARPGTTAESLDRHLSRGHTLMPDFSLDSQERGALVAYILSLR; encoded by the coding sequence ATGCGAAGAACGATGGCGGTGGTGGTGGCCGTGGCGCTGCTGGCATTACCGGCGGCCGCGCAGGATGCGCCGGCCGGACGCCGTCTGGCGGCGCGCTGGTGCGCGGCGTGCCATGTCGTCGAACCCAGCCAGGGCAAGGCCACCGACAACGCGCCGACCTTCTGGGAGATCGCCGCCCGGCCGGGCACGACGGCGGAGTCGCTCGATCGTCACCTTTCGAGAGGACATACGCTCATGCCCGACTTCTCGCTGGACTCCCAGGAGCGCGGCGCGCTGGTTGCCTACATCCTCAGTCTGCGCTGA
- a CDS encoding amidohydrolase family protein encodes MIFRDALIMDGVGAEPYHADLAVDGDRIAAIGTDLGWARQTVDADGLALMPGIIDGHTHYDAQVTWDPFVDPSPALGVTSVVMGNCGFTIAPCRPEDRDLTMRNLTHVEGMSLDALRAGIDWGFETFPEYLAMLEARGVGPNVAAFVGHSSVRTYVLRDEASRRAATDAEIEEMAAIVRAAMRAGAVGFSSTTNEPHNGENGVPMPSRLADRREMEALTGAMGEGGRGVFMTTKGACTSISELEALAARCGRPALVSGFLHNPANPNRAQGFLDEIAAARARGVRMWGEVSCCPLTMDFTMRSAYIFEGLPAWKPAMEAKGAALSRVYADAAFRESVKRDLVKFRGLRAFNSEWHKLHIVETALRENATLEGRSIEELAAMKDAPHPLDALLDLALQENLDTLFTAVLLNSDERSVAPLVNDPDNYVTLSDAGAHLTFLCDAGFGLHLLGRWSRELKVMSMAEAVRKLTTQPAAIFGIHDRGRLAPGLAADLFLFDPATVGRGPKSRRRDLPGGGARLVTPGIGVHGVWVNGRRLVDAHGGVSTAERPGRVLRDFA; translated from the coding sequence GTGATTTTCCGCGACGCGCTGATCATGGATGGCGTCGGCGCCGAGCCGTACCACGCGGATCTCGCCGTGGACGGCGACCGGATCGCAGCCATCGGCACCGATCTGGGATGGGCGCGCCAGACCGTCGACGCGGACGGCCTCGCGCTGATGCCCGGCATCATCGACGGCCATACGCACTACGACGCCCAGGTGACGTGGGACCCGTTCGTCGACCCCTCTCCGGCGCTCGGTGTGACGAGCGTGGTGATGGGCAACTGCGGATTCACCATCGCCCCGTGCCGGCCGGAAGACCGCGATCTCACCATGCGGAATCTCACGCATGTCGAGGGGATGTCGCTCGACGCGCTGCGGGCGGGCATCGATTGGGGGTTCGAGACGTTTCCGGAATACCTCGCCATGCTCGAAGCGAGAGGCGTCGGACCCAACGTGGCGGCGTTCGTCGGCCACTCGTCCGTGCGGACCTACGTCCTACGGGACGAAGCTTCGCGCCGCGCGGCGACGGACGCCGAGATAGAGGAGATGGCGGCGATCGTCCGGGCGGCGATGCGGGCCGGCGCGGTCGGATTCTCATCGACCACGAACGAACCGCACAACGGCGAGAACGGTGTCCCCATGCCGTCGCGGCTGGCGGACAGACGCGAAATGGAGGCCCTCACCGGCGCGATGGGCGAGGGTGGACGTGGCGTGTTCATGACGACCAAGGGCGCGTGCACCTCGATCTCCGAACTGGAGGCGCTGGCGGCGCGCTGCGGGCGTCCCGCGCTCGTCTCCGGCTTCCTGCACAACCCTGCCAACCCAAACCGGGCGCAGGGCTTCCTCGACGAGATCGCGGCGGCGCGCGCGCGCGGCGTCCGCATGTGGGGCGAGGTCTCCTGCTGCCCGCTCACCATGGATTTCACCATGAGGAGCGCCTACATCTTCGAGGGCCTGCCGGCCTGGAAGCCGGCGATGGAAGCGAAGGGCGCCGCCCTCAGCCGCGTCTATGCCGATGCGGCCTTCCGCGAGTCGGTCAAGCGCGACCTGGTCAAGTTCCGCGGTCTACGGGCCTTCAACAGCGAATGGCACAAGCTGCACATCGTAGAGACGGCGCTGCGGGAGAATGCGACCCTTGAGGGCCGCTCGATCGAGGAACTGGCGGCGATGAAGGACGCCCCCCATCCTCTCGACGCGCTTCTGGACCTGGCGCTGCAGGAGAACCTCGACACGCTTTTCACGGCCGTGCTCCTGAACTCCGACGAGCGGTCGGTGGCGCCGCTCGTCAACGATCCCGACAACTACGTCACGCTGTCGGATGCCGGCGCGCACCTGACCTTCCTTTGCGACGCGGGATTCGGCCTGCACCTCCTGGGTCGCTGGAGCCGCGAACTCAAGGTGATGAGCATGGCGGAGGCCGTCCGCAAACTGACCACCCAGCCGGCCGCGATCTTCGGCATTCATGATCGTGGCCGCCTGGCGCCCGGGCTCGCCGCCGACCTGTTCCTGTTCGACCCCGCCACCGTCGGACGCGGTCCCAAGAGCCGCCGCCGCGATCTGCCCGGCGGCGGGGCGCGTCTGGTGACCCCGGGCATCGGCGTGCACGGGGTCTGGGTCAACGGGCGCCGGCTCGTCGACGCGCACGGCGGCGTCTCGACGGCGGAGCGGCCCGGCCGCGTATTGCGAGATTTCGCCTGA
- a CDS encoding TRAP transporter substrate-binding protein has product MFRAIALALVGLTLFAMTPARAQTTILTVSTWVPPGHPINTIMLPAWFKQVEEATQGRVKFRVLPKVAGAVGGQIDAIRDGLADIGYTPHGYNPGRFVLQELAELPLLGETSLESSIAYWRIFQKHLAKFNEHEGVTVLSVMVSEGRLHNARREITSVRDLNGLKIRVAGGNTVETAKLLGIVPVQKPINEIFEMLTSGIVDGAMMPMVTVQSFGLLDKLTHTLVVPGALYNSSYSLFANPAKFSKLSPEDQEAIRKVSGENFARIWGATARDGDAKAEAEARRLGNKVTNISPAFEAELRKALEPIDRLWIDRAKAKGMADAEEILKEFRAEARQASAVR; this is encoded by the coding sequence ATGTTTCGTGCGATCGCTCTCGCCTTGGTCGGTCTGACCCTCTTCGCGATGACGCCTGCGCGCGCGCAGACGACCATCCTGACCGTGAGCACGTGGGTGCCTCCGGGACATCCGATCAACACGATCATGCTGCCGGCGTGGTTCAAACAGGTCGAGGAAGCCACCCAGGGCCGCGTGAAGTTCCGCGTGCTGCCCAAGGTCGCGGGCGCCGTCGGCGGGCAGATCGACGCGATCCGCGACGGCCTCGCGGACATCGGCTATACGCCGCACGGCTACAATCCCGGCCGTTTCGTTCTGCAGGAGCTCGCCGAGCTGCCGCTGCTCGGCGAGACGTCGCTCGAGAGCAGCATCGCCTACTGGCGCATCTTTCAGAAGCATCTGGCGAAGTTCAACGAGCACGAGGGCGTCACGGTCCTGAGCGTGATGGTGAGCGAGGGCCGCCTGCACAACGCCCGGCGCGAGATCACCTCGGTCCGCGACCTCAACGGCCTCAAGATCCGGGTCGCCGGCGGCAACACGGTCGAGACCGCCAAGCTTCTCGGGATCGTGCCCGTGCAGAAGCCGATCAACGAGATCTTCGAGATGCTGACGTCCGGGATCGTCGACGGCGCGATGATGCCGATGGTGACCGTTCAGAGCTTCGGCCTGCTCGACAAGCTCACGCATACGCTCGTGGTGCCGGGCGCGCTCTACAACTCCAGCTACTCGCTCTTCGCCAATCCCGCGAAATTCTCGAAGCTTTCGCCCGAGGATCAGGAGGCCATCCGGAAGGTGTCTGGCGAGAACTTCGCGCGCATCTGGGGCGCGACGGCCCGCGACGGCGACGCCAAGGCCGAGGCCGAGGCCAGGCGGCTCGGCAACAAGGTGACCAACATAAGCCCGGCGTTCGAGGCGGAGCTGCGCAAGGCGCTGGAGCCGATCGACCGGTTGTGGATAGATCGCGCGAAGGCCAAGGGGATGGCCGACGCGGAGGAGATCCTGAAGGAGTTCCGCGCCGAGGCCAGGCAGGCCTCCGCCGTCCGCTGA
- a CDS encoding TRAP transporter small permease: MSELPTDAEVERRVGMTRVERVVSRASLTVAGASLVLMSLLTVADVVGRAFGRPVAAATELTEILMVVTIFCALPVVTRRHEHISIEILDAVMPGTARRLAAIGAGILGAVCLVAAAWRVWELAKRAQKGGDFTAYLQIPLAPIIAFIALLCLVLAGAFLMTALRPPRH, encoded by the coding sequence GTGTCCGAGCTACCCACCGACGCCGAGGTCGAACGACGCGTCGGGATGACCCGGGTCGAGCGGGTGGTATCCCGCGCCTCCCTTACGGTGGCTGGCGCCTCTCTGGTCTTGATGTCGTTGCTGACGGTCGCCGATGTCGTCGGGCGCGCATTCGGCCGGCCGGTCGCCGCCGCCACGGAATTGACCGAGATCCTGATGGTCGTCACCATCTTCTGCGCGTTGCCCGTGGTCACGCGGCGCCACGAGCATATCTCGATCGAGATACTCGACGCCGTGATGCCGGGAACGGCGCGGCGCCTGGCCGCCATCGGAGCGGGGATCCTTGGCGCCGTCTGCCTCGTCGCGGCGGCGTGGCGCGTCTGGGAGCTGGCGAAGCGCGCCCAGAAGGGCGGCGACTTCACGGCCTACCTGCAGATCCCGCTCGCGCCGATCATCGCTTTCATCGCGTTGCTCTGCCTGGTGCTCGCGGGCGCGTTCCTGATGACCGCTTTGCGCCCCCCGAGGCATTGA
- a CDS encoding TRAP transporter large permease, whose translation MTATLIAFAALFTLIFLRVPIGLALGLVGFLGYATIVDLGPASSLVAQTIRDAGHSYTLSVIPMFVLMGNLVARSGLADDLYAAANAFIGHRKGGLAMATVLACGGFASVSGSSVATAATMSKVSYPAMRRFGYSDRLATGAIAAGGTLGILIPPSVIMVIYGVMTETHIGKLFAAGLLPGLVGIAGYIAAVRWTVWRDPASGPAGPRTPWGQRWGVLRGVVGVLALFLIVMGGIYGGIFTPTEASGIGAFGAAVFAAFRGRLWGVAYEVLSETARTTAMIFFVLMGALIFAEFVSFAGMPEALVEIIRFADLPPLAVIFVMMAIYLVLGCVLDSLAMILLTVPLFFPIVIALGYDPVWFGILIVVVVEIGLITPPIGMNVFVLNSMLPDVPVTSIFRGIVPFLGADIVRLAILVALPGISLFLPKLFFG comes from the coding sequence ATGACCGCCACGCTCATCGCCTTCGCCGCCCTCTTCACTCTGATATTCCTGCGCGTGCCGATCGGGCTGGCGCTCGGCCTGGTCGGTTTCCTCGGCTACGCGACCATCGTCGACCTGGGACCGGCGTCGTCGCTGGTCGCCCAGACGATCCGCGACGCCGGCCATTCCTACACCCTGTCCGTCATCCCGATGTTCGTGTTGATGGGCAACCTGGTCGCCCGCTCCGGCCTCGCCGACGACCTCTACGCCGCGGCGAACGCGTTCATCGGCCACCGCAAGGGCGGTTTGGCGATGGCGACAGTTCTCGCCTGCGGCGGCTTCGCGTCGGTATCGGGGTCGTCGGTCGCCACGGCCGCGACGATGTCCAAGGTGTCGTACCCGGCGATGCGGCGGTTCGGCTACAGCGACCGCCTCGCCACCGGCGCGATCGCCGCCGGCGGGACGCTCGGAATCCTCATTCCGCCCAGCGTCATCATGGTGATCTACGGCGTGATGACGGAAACCCATATCGGCAAACTGTTCGCCGCCGGTCTGCTCCCCGGTCTGGTCGGCATCGCCGGCTACATCGCGGCGGTCCGTTGGACGGTATGGCGCGACCCCGCTTCCGGTCCGGCCGGGCCGCGCACGCCGTGGGGCCAGCGCTGGGGCGTGCTCCGCGGCGTCGTCGGCGTGCTGGCGCTGTTCCTCATCGTCATGGGCGGCATCTATGGTGGCATCTTCACGCCGACCGAGGCGTCGGGGATCGGCGCGTTCGGCGCCGCGGTGTTCGCCGCGTTCCGCGGGCGGCTCTGGGGCGTCGCCTACGAAGTCCTGTCGGAGACCGCGCGCACGACCGCCATGATCTTCTTCGTCCTGATGGGCGCGCTGATCTTCGCGGAATTCGTCAGCTTCGCCGGGATGCCGGAGGCCCTGGTCGAGATCATCCGTTTCGCGGATCTGCCGCCGCTGGCCGTCATCTTCGTGATGATGGCGATCTACCTCGTCCTGGGCTGCGTGCTCGACTCGCTCGCCATGATCCTGCTGACGGTTCCGCTCTTCTTTCCGATCGTCATAGCCCTGGGATACGATCCGGTCTGGTTCGGCATCCTGATCGTGGTCGTGGTCGAGATCGGTCTGATAACGCCGCCGATCGGCATGAACGTCTTCGTGCTCAACTCCATGCTCCCCGACGTGCCGGTGACGTCAATCTTCCGCGGTATCGTGCCGTTCCTGGGCGCCGACATCGTGCGGTTGGCGATCCTGGTCGCGCTGCCCGGCATCAGCCTGTTCCTGCCGAAGCTCTTCTTCGGATAG
- a CDS encoding AMP-binding protein: MPPREAVVTRDLIDENARRIPDKVFVRFEDGSSWTYAGLRERVVQVATGFQALGVEQGDFVLSWLANGPHALAVWFGLNYIGAIYVPVNTAYRGSLLRHVIADSRARLMVADARLAPRLAEIDVAGVRQVICIGAEAPAIDGIEVLGESVLAPMRGELAAPERPIQPWDTQAVIYTSGTTGPSKGVLSSYLHIHSTGRAYPIGPEDRTLVNIPLFHASGTGAVYRMLMHGGSIAMVEAFNTYTFWDTVRATGATTLTLLGAMTPFLMKEPPGDRDRDHTLRKVTMVPLGDDSAAFTERFGVDVYTAFNMTETSCPIFSDRNPRKRGTCGRPRAGVEVRIVDGNDCEVPVGAIGELMIRTEMPWAMNHGYHNNPEATARAWRNGWFHSGDAFRRDADGDYFFVDRMKDAIRRRGENISSFEVEAEICAHPDVREAAVVAAASEFNEDEVLAIVAPVEGRTLDPVALIDFLAGRLPHFMVPRYLRIVPELPKTPTHKVQKHLLRGDGVTEDTWDREKAGIVFKRQALR; encoded by the coding sequence ATGCCGCCGCGCGAGGCCGTCGTCACGCGCGATCTGATCGACGAGAACGCCCGGCGCATCCCGGACAAGGTCTTTGTCCGGTTCGAGGACGGCTCGAGCTGGACATACGCCGGTCTGAGGGAGCGCGTCGTCCAGGTGGCGACCGGTTTCCAGGCGCTCGGCGTCGAGCAGGGCGACTTCGTCCTCTCGTGGCTCGCCAACGGGCCGCACGCGTTGGCCGTCTGGTTCGGACTCAACTACATCGGCGCCATCTACGTGCCCGTGAACACCGCCTACCGCGGCTCCCTGCTGCGGCACGTCATCGCCGATTCACGCGCCCGGCTGATGGTCGCCGACGCCCGCCTGGCCCCGCGCCTCGCCGAGATCGACGTCGCCGGCGTGCGACAGGTGATCTGTATCGGCGCGGAAGCGCCCGCCATCGACGGAATCGAGGTGTTGGGGGAGAGCGTGCTCGCGCCCATGCGCGGCGAGCTCGCCGCCCCCGAGCGGCCGATCCAGCCATGGGACACCCAGGCCGTCATCTACACCTCGGGAACCACAGGACCATCCAAGGGCGTGCTGTCGTCATACCTGCACATCCACAGCACGGGACGCGCCTATCCGATCGGTCCGGAGGACCGAACCCTGGTGAACATCCCGCTGTTCCACGCCAGCGGCACGGGCGCCGTCTATCGGATGCTCATGCACGGCGGGTCGATCGCGATGGTCGAGGCCTTCAACACGTACACGTTCTGGGACACGGTCCGCGCCACGGGCGCGACCACGCTGACGCTTCTCGGCGCCATGACGCCGTTTTTGATGAAGGAGCCGCCCGGCGACCGCGACCGGGACCACACCCTGCGCAAGGTGACGATGGTCCCCCTTGGCGACGATTCAGCCGCGTTCACCGAACGTTTCGGCGTCGACGTCTACACGGCCTTCAACATGACGGAGACGTCGTGCCCGATCTTCTCGGACCGGAACCCGCGGAAGCGGGGGACGTGCGGCAGGCCGCGGGCCGGCGTCGAGGTCCGGATCGTCGACGGGAACGACTGCGAGGTGCCGGTCGGCGCGATCGGCGAGCTGATGATCCGGACCGAAATGCCCTGGGCGATGAACCACGGCTACCACAACAATCCCGAAGCCACCGCGCGCGCGTGGCGTAACGGCTGGTTTCACAGCGGCGACGCGTTCCGCCGCGACGCCGATGGCGACTACTTCTTCGTCGATAGGATGAAGGACGCCATCCGGCGCCGTGGCGAGAACATCTCCTCGTTCGAGGTCGAGGCCGAGATCTGCGCCCATCCCGACGTGCGCGAGGCGGCGGTCGTCGCGGCCGCCAGCGAGTTCAACGAGGACGAGGTGCTCGCGATCGTGGCGCCGGTCGAGGGGCGTACGCTCGACCCGGTTGCCCTGATCGACTTCCTGGCGGGACGCCTGCCGCACTTCATGGTCCCGCGCTATCTGCGCATCGTCCCCGAGCTGCCGAAGACGCCGACGCACAAGGTGCAGAAGCACCTCCTGCGCGGCGACGGCGTGACGGAGGACACCTGGGATCGCGAGAAGGCGGGCATCGTCTTCAAGCGGCAGGCTCTGCGGTAG